The following coding sequences are from one Phenylobacterium glaciei window:
- a CDS encoding serine hydrolase domain-containing protein, translated as MDAIETALKGVVDAGELAGVVTLVWRGGEARVCAVGWRDIEAGLPMQRDSIFRIASMSKPIVSAAAMTMLQEGRFALEDPISRVAPEFLRMRVLRDPDGALEDTVPADRQITFDDLLTQRAGLTQAGFYSGPIDAAHREALGPDLDSPLSPDAWIAGLAGLPLIGQPGAVFTYGRATDLLGLLLARMEGAPLEEVLRHRVFEPLGMTDTGFSVPSEKRHRRAGFYGFDMTGQLKKLPTVPGGAALAERPDDMEFASGGAGLWSTVDDYLAFARMFVDSSVKLLSPETLALMTTNRLTDPQRLGAKMFGMPTFGTGSGFGLGVATALDPATASVMRGKGGVGTVGWPGAYGGWWQADPTNGSVAILLMHNMLELEQLTAGYGLGGYGAILEFHALATG; from the coding sequence ATGGACGCGATCGAGACGGCGCTGAAGGGCGTGGTGGACGCCGGCGAGCTGGCGGGCGTCGTGACCCTGGTCTGGCGGGGCGGGGAGGCGAGGGTCTGCGCCGTGGGCTGGCGGGATATCGAGGCCGGCCTGCCAATGCAGCGGGACTCCATCTTCCGCATCGCCTCGATGTCCAAGCCCATCGTCTCGGCCGCGGCCATGACCATGTTGCAGGAGGGGCGGTTCGCGCTTGAGGACCCGATCTCTCGCGTGGCGCCGGAGTTCCTGAGGATGCGGGTGCTGCGGGACCCCGACGGGGCGCTGGAGGACACCGTCCCCGCCGACCGGCAGATCACCTTCGATGATTTGCTGACCCAGAGGGCGGGGCTTACCCAGGCCGGCTTCTATTCCGGCCCCATCGATGCGGCGCACCGCGAGGCCCTGGGCCCTGACCTGGACAGTCCGCTGTCGCCGGACGCGTGGATCGCGGGCCTGGCCGGCCTGCCGCTGATCGGCCAGCCGGGGGCGGTCTTCACCTATGGCCGGGCCACCGACCTGCTGGGCCTGCTGCTGGCCCGGATGGAGGGCGCGCCCCTGGAGGAGGTGCTGCGCCACCGGGTGTTCGAGCCCCTGGGCATGACCGACACCGGCTTTTCCGTGCCGTCGGAGAAGCGCCATCGCCGGGCGGGGTTCTACGGTTTCGACATGACCGGACAGCTGAAGAAGCTGCCCACCGTGCCCGGCGGCGCGGCCCTGGCTGAGCGGCCCGACGACATGGAATTCGCCTCGGGTGGGGCCGGGCTGTGGTCCACCGTGGACGACTACCTGGCCTTCGCGCGGATGTTCGTGGACTCGTCCGTGAAACTGCTGTCGCCGGAGACCCTGGCCCTGATGACCACCAACCGGCTGACCGACCCCCAGCGGCTGGGGGCCAAGATGTTCGGCATGCCGACCTTCGGAACCGGCTCCGGCTTCGGCCTTGGGGTCGCCACGGCCCTCGATCCGGCCACCGCCTCGGTGATGCGCGGCAAGGGTGGCGTCGGCACGGTCGGCTGGCCCGGCGCCTATGGCGGCTGGTGGCAGGCCGATCCGACGAACGGCTCGGTGGCCATCCTGCTGATGCACAACATGCTGGAACTGGAACAACTCACCGCCGGCTACGGCCTGGGCGGCTACGGCGCGATCCTGGAATTCCACGCGCTGGCGACGGGGTAG
- a CDS encoding TetR/AcrR family transcriptional regulator, translating into MTEEIRRKGDKRARTRAALMQAARELAREKGFDAVTMEEVARRAGMTSGAIYGNFKNRQDLFMAIARTDWPAILPEIPPGSTFAQKMHAFAQATLAALPDRRLAAPARLSGMAHSLNHAESRAEVLKITAQSYAAGAAWLASVLQDGDSPMPPEILVVVIHALTEGLVFQRLMTPDLVPDEVFYAAFAALASPQ; encoded by the coding sequence ATGACCGAGGAGATCCGCCGCAAGGGCGACAAGCGCGCCCGCACCCGCGCCGCCCTGATGCAGGCCGCCCGCGAACTCGCCCGCGAGAAGGGCTTCGACGCCGTCACGATGGAGGAGGTGGCGCGGCGCGCCGGCATGACCAGCGGGGCGATCTACGGCAACTTCAAGAACCGCCAGGACCTGTTCATGGCCATCGCCCGGACCGACTGGCCGGCCATCCTGCCGGAAATCCCGCCGGGCTCGACCTTCGCCCAGAAGATGCACGCCTTCGCCCAGGCGACCCTGGCCGCCCTGCCCGACCGCCGCCTCGCCGCGCCGGCCCGCCTCAGCGGCATGGCCCATAGCCTCAACCACGCGGAGTCCCGCGCCGAGGTGCTTAAGATCACCGCGCAGAGCTACGCCGCCGGCGCGGCCTGGCTGGCCAGCGTGCTGCAGGACGGCGACAGCCCCATGCCGCCTGAGATCCTGGTGGTGGTGATCCACGCCCTGACCGAGGGCCTGGTCTTTCAGCGGCTGATGACCCCCGACCTGGTCCCCGACGAGGTGTTCTACGCAGCCTTCGCGGCCCTGGCCTCGCCTCAGTAG
- a CDS encoding DUF899 family protein — protein sequence MDAKTETLIPAARLAAENPVRYPNESAQYRAARTALLEHEIDLRRQLERVAAERRALPPGGPVTGDYRFSGEDGAETDFEGLFKDKATLGVYSYMFGPQREQPCPMCTNLLGAWEGNAADLDQRMSLVVVARSPIERLKAWKAERGWKNLRLYTDLNDAYSKDYFGLLPDGSEIPAFNVFTRKDGTVRHFWSGEMSGSTADPGQDPRGAPDLGPMWGVLDTTPEGRGGDWYPKLDY from the coding sequence ATGGACGCCAAGACCGAAACCCTGATCCCGGCCGCCAGGCTGGCCGCCGAAAATCCCGTCCGCTATCCGAACGAGAGCGCGCAGTACCGGGCCGCGCGGACCGCCCTGCTGGAACACGAGATCGACCTGCGCCGCCAGCTGGAGCGGGTGGCCGCCGAGCGCCGCGCCCTGCCGCCGGGCGGTCCGGTGACGGGCGACTACCGCTTCAGCGGCGAGGATGGGGCCGAGACCGACTTCGAAGGCCTGTTCAAGGACAAGGCGACGCTGGGCGTCTACAGCTACATGTTCGGGCCGCAGCGGGAGCAGCCGTGCCCGATGTGCACCAACCTGCTGGGCGCCTGGGAGGGCAACGCCGCCGACCTCGATCAGCGCATGTCGCTGGTGGTGGTGGCCCGCTCGCCGATCGAGAGGCTGAAGGCCTGGAAGGCGGAGCGCGGGTGGAAGAACCTGCGGCTCTATACCGACCTCAACGACGCCTATTCGAAGGATTATTTCGGCCTGCTGCCGGACGGGTCTGAGATCCCGGCCTTCAACGTCTTCACGCGCAAGGACGGCACGGTCCGGCACTTCTGGTCGGGCGAGATGAGTGGATCGACCGCCGATCCCGGCCAGGACCCGCGCGGCGCGCCGGACCTGGGGCCCATGTGGGGGGTGCTGGACACGACCCCGGAAGGTCGTGGCGGCGACTGGTATCCGAAGCTGGACTACTGA
- a CDS encoding YciI family protein produces MLYAILCYNSEEVVYSWSQEEDDKVMADLDVVHQKLLSQGRLGPSLRLLPTTAATSLHRDGGLITDGPFVETKEQLLGFYVVECKDLEEAIATAKDLTKANPASGGGYEIRPIRLFLPGGDVA; encoded by the coding sequence ATGCTCTACGCCATCCTCTGCTACAACTCCGAAGAGGTCGTCTATTCCTGGAGCCAGGAGGAGGACGACAAGGTCATGGCCGACCTCGACGTCGTCCACCAGAAGCTGCTGTCCCAGGGCCGCCTCGGCCCGTCGCTGCGCCTGCTGCCCACCACCGCGGCCACCAGCCTGCACCGTGACGGCGGCCTGATCACCGACGGCCCCTTCGTGGAGACCAAGGAGCAGCTGCTCGGCTTCTACGTCGTGGAGTGCAAGGACCTCGAGGAGGCCATCGCCACCGCCAAGGACCTCACCAAGGCCAACCCCGCCTCGGGCGGCGGCTATGAGATTCGCCCGATCCGCCTCTTCCTGCCCGGCGGCGACGTGGCATGA
- a CDS encoding RNA polymerase sigma factor, which produces MSDLAWIEQAITAARPQAVGALLRYFRDLDTAEEAFQNACLRALKSWPEKGPPRDAASWLIMVGRNAAIDQVRRQAKQTALPPEDLISDLDDVETPLADRLDGAHYRDDILRLLFICCHPDLQPTQQIAVALRIVSGLSVKQIARAFLVGESAMEQRITRAKAKIARADVPFETPGPVERSQRVAAVAAMVYLLFNEGYSAGGAEIPARSPLCEEAIRLARLLLRLFQAEPEIMGLTALLLLQHARAAARFDTAGEVILLEDQDRTLWSTRDIGEGLALMDKAMRHRRPGPYQVQAAIAALHARAARFEDTDWAQIDHLYATLEIMTPSPVITLNRAVAVSKARGPQAALDMIEPLANRLGGYFYFFGARGALLLQLGRADEARESFNQAIALANTPAEAAHIRLHLDRLQGEAAKQA; this is translated from the coding sequence ATGAGCGACCTGGCCTGGATCGAGCAGGCGATCACCGCCGCCCGCCCCCAGGCCGTCGGCGCCCTGCTGCGCTACTTCCGCGATCTCGACACCGCCGAGGAGGCCTTCCAGAACGCCTGCCTGCGGGCGCTCAAGTCCTGGCCTGAGAAGGGCCCGCCCCGCGACGCGGCGTCCTGGCTGATCATGGTCGGCCGCAACGCCGCCATCGACCAGGTCCGCCGCCAGGCCAAGCAGACCGCCCTGCCGCCCGAGGACCTGATCTCCGACCTCGACGACGTGGAGACCCCGCTCGCCGACCGGCTGGACGGCGCCCACTACCGCGACGACATCCTGCGGCTGCTGTTCATCTGCTGCCACCCGGACCTGCAGCCCACCCAGCAGATCGCGGTGGCGTTGCGCATCGTCTCGGGCCTCAGCGTCAAGCAGATCGCCCGCGCCTTCCTGGTGGGCGAGAGCGCCATGGAACAGCGGATCACGCGGGCCAAGGCGAAGATCGCCCGCGCCGACGTGCCCTTCGAGACGCCGGGCCCGGTGGAACGCTCGCAGCGCGTCGCCGCCGTGGCGGCCATGGTCTACCTGCTGTTCAACGAGGGCTACTCGGCCGGCGGCGCGGAGATCCCCGCCCGCAGCCCGCTCTGCGAGGAGGCCATCCGGCTGGCCCGCCTGCTGCTGCGCCTGTTCCAGGCCGAGCCGGAGATCATGGGCCTCACCGCCCTGCTCCTGCTGCAGCACGCCCGCGCCGCCGCGCGGTTCGACACGGCCGGCGAGGTCATTCTCCTGGAGGACCAGGACCGCACCCTCTGGAGCACGCGCGACATCGGCGAAGGCCTGGCCCTGATGGACAAGGCCATGCGCCACCGCCGTCCCGGCCCCTACCAGGTCCAGGCCGCCATCGCCGCCCTGCATGCCCGCGCCGCCCGGTTCGAGGACACCGACTGGGCCCAGATCGACCACCTTTATGCGACGCTCGAGATCATGACCCCCTCCCCGGTCATCACCCTCAACCGCGCCGTGGCGGTCTCGAAGGCGCGCGGGCCCCAGGCGGCCCTGGACATGATCGAGCCCCTGGCCAACCGGCTCGGCGGCTACTTCTACTTCTTCGGCGCGCGCGGCGCCCTGCTGCTCCAGCTCGGCCGCGCCGACGAGGCCCGCGAGAGCTTCAACCAGGCCATCGCCCTCGCCAACACCCCGGCCGAAGCGGCCCACATCCGGCTGCACCTCGACCGCCTGCAGGGTGAAGCCGCAAAGCAGGCCTGA
- a CDS encoding VOC family protein — protein MSEAIDPVFKGVIPYLSVQGAGAASEFYQKAFGAKELRVMPAEDGKRFMHIHLEINGGSLMLSDAFPESGYAHQPSHSFTMQLVVPDLDVWWKRAVDAGGKPTSEPQLMFWGDYYGALVDPFGVHWAFNQPAEQPA, from the coding sequence ATGAGTGAAGCCATCGACCCCGTGTTCAAGGGCGTCATCCCCTATCTCAGCGTCCAAGGCGCCGGCGCCGCGTCGGAATTCTACCAGAAGGCCTTCGGGGCCAAGGAACTTCGCGTCATGCCGGCCGAGGACGGCAAGCGCTTCATGCACATCCACCTGGAGATCAACGGCGGCTCCCTGATGCTCAGCGACGCCTTCCCCGAGAGCGGCTACGCCCACCAGCCCTCGCACAGCTTCACCATGCAGCTCGTCGTCCCCGACCTCGACGTCTGGTGGAAGCGCGCGGTGGACGCCGGCGGCAAGCCCACCTCCGAACCCCAGCTGATGTTCTGGGGCGACTACTACGGCGCCCTCGTCGACCCCTTCGGCGTCCACTGGGCCTTCAACCAGCCCGCCGAACAACCGGCGTAG
- a CDS encoding TonB-dependent receptor yields MRYDLLAGVAALALIAGAASAQTVAPGAPADSLSLGEVVVTARQRAEPLQKVPAAVSVVTGVELDRAGTVNTQALAQLAPSLYYNSANPRNTAYTIRGLGSNTLSVSAANDGIEAGVGFYVDGVYHGRPATAAFDFTDIARIEVLRGPQGTLFGKNTTGGAINIISRAPTFEPEASAEVSYGDDNFIQAKTSVSGPLMDEVAGRLSAQITQRDGFVTNVVTGQKLNDQNNIALRAQLLFQPNDDLQFRLIADVSDFDADCCTQTYLRVGTSLRSPARQFVGLSAGLPAHGLPAYVPASTNVFNRLSDIDAPLHVDTQDGGISLNADWNLGSATLTSISAWRYWKWDVANDRDYIGVPIQLVQRIPSRQDQFSQELRIASNGGGKLNYVGGLYVFSQTINGAPTSVYGPASAYWLISTTIFAAADRPDNLTDGYGQYGNSDFKMDSYAAFGEVNDEIAPRLTATLGLRYTYEDKKGDYATTVSGGVPFSTLPDPATCTALNGATLNGKDNAKLSLFRPQCYSVQDSGGSLSGRGNLAWQFADNAMTYVSYARGYKGGGLNMSGLQLTGGTGPGANQPALDTAVIEDEQNSTFEVGLKSTLFGGRATLNLAAYKTIVKDFQANIATPVTGNNSAPLRTFPANIPQVQVKGVEADLAARLFPGFTLRASAAYSDGAYTDYPAGPCPLEWQNPNATGGCQPLNPPASLANQTSNPRGNPTIPGAYVITGLPLAGLSKWAATVGFDVSTPVGTGDILLHGDWSYRSSYNADTTNSQYTQIGGYGVVNASVGYRFNSSWEVDAFVRNLFDENYVTALTVQTGNSGLILGQTGDPRLVGVTLRVRR; encoded by the coding sequence ATGCGATACGACTTGTTGGCCGGAGTGGCCGCCTTGGCGCTGATTGCCGGCGCCGCCTCCGCCCAGACCGTCGCGCCCGGGGCTCCGGCGGACTCGCTTTCCCTAGGCGAGGTGGTCGTCACCGCCCGCCAGCGGGCTGAGCCGTTGCAGAAGGTCCCGGCCGCCGTCTCAGTGGTCACCGGTGTGGAGCTCGATCGCGCCGGCACGGTCAACACTCAGGCGCTCGCGCAGCTGGCGCCAAGCCTCTACTATAACTCTGCGAACCCTCGAAACACCGCCTACACGATCCGAGGCCTGGGCTCGAACACGCTTTCCGTCAGCGCCGCCAACGACGGCATCGAAGCCGGTGTGGGGTTCTACGTTGACGGCGTCTACCACGGCCGCCCGGCCACGGCCGCTTTCGACTTCACCGACATCGCGCGCATCGAGGTCCTGCGTGGCCCGCAGGGGACGCTGTTCGGCAAGAACACGACGGGCGGCGCCATCAACATCATCAGCCGCGCGCCAACGTTCGAGCCAGAGGCCAGCGCCGAGGTCTCCTACGGCGACGACAATTTCATCCAGGCCAAGACGAGCGTCTCTGGCCCGCTCATGGATGAGGTCGCGGGTCGCCTCTCGGCCCAGATCACGCAGCGCGACGGCTTCGTGACCAATGTGGTCACCGGACAAAAGCTCAATGACCAGAACAACATCGCGCTGCGCGCCCAGCTTCTGTTCCAGCCCAACGATGACCTGCAGTTCCGTCTGATCGCCGACGTCTCCGACTTCGACGCGGACTGCTGCACCCAGACCTATCTGCGCGTCGGGACCAGCCTGCGAAGCCCGGCCCGGCAATTCGTGGGACTGTCTGCCGGCCTGCCGGCCCACGGACTCCCCGCCTACGTCCCGGCCAGCACCAATGTCTTCAACCGCCTGAGCGACATCGACGCCCCGCTGCACGTCGACACGCAGGACGGTGGGATTTCCCTGAACGCCGATTGGAACCTTGGGTCGGCGACCCTGACCTCGATCAGCGCGTGGCGGTACTGGAAGTGGGATGTCGCCAACGACCGCGACTACATCGGCGTGCCGATCCAGCTAGTGCAGCGCATCCCGTCGCGCCAGGATCAGTTCAGCCAGGAGCTGCGCATCGCATCCAACGGCGGCGGCAAGCTGAACTACGTCGGCGGGCTCTACGTCTTCAGCCAGACGATCAATGGGGCTCCCACCAGCGTCTACGGGCCTGCGTCAGCCTACTGGCTCATCAGCACCACGATCTTCGCCGCCGCCGACCGGCCGGACAACCTGACCGATGGCTACGGTCAGTACGGAAACTCCGACTTCAAGATGGACAGCTACGCGGCGTTCGGCGAGGTCAACGACGAGATCGCACCACGGCTCACCGCGACGCTGGGTCTGCGCTATACCTATGAGGACAAGAAGGGCGACTACGCGACCACCGTCAGCGGCGGCGTACCCTTTTCAACCCTGCCTGACCCTGCGACCTGCACCGCACTGAATGGCGCAACGCTCAACGGGAAGGACAACGCCAAGCTCTCCCTGTTCCGACCGCAATGCTATTCCGTGCAGGACAGCGGCGGCAGCCTGTCGGGCCGCGGTAACCTGGCGTGGCAGTTCGCCGACAACGCGATGACCTATGTCTCGTATGCCCGCGGCTACAAGGGCGGCGGCCTCAACATGTCGGGCCTGCAGCTGACCGGCGGCACGGGACCGGGAGCCAACCAGCCGGCGCTCGACACCGCCGTCATCGAAGACGAGCAAAACAGCACGTTCGAGGTCGGCCTGAAGTCCACCCTGTTCGGCGGTCGCGCCACGCTGAACCTCGCCGCCTACAAGACCATCGTCAAAGATTTCCAGGCGAACATCGCCACGCCCGTCACGGGCAACAATTCCGCGCCCCTACGGACCTTTCCGGCCAACATCCCCCAAGTGCAGGTCAAGGGCGTGGAGGCCGACCTCGCGGCCCGGCTGTTCCCCGGTTTCACCCTCAGGGCGTCGGCGGCCTACAGCGACGGGGCGTACACGGACTATCCCGCCGGACCCTGTCCGCTCGAGTGGCAGAATCCCAACGCCACCGGAGGGTGCCAGCCCCTGAACCCGCCCGCCAGTCTTGCCAATCAGACGTCCAACCCCCGCGGCAATCCGACGATCCCGGGTGCCTATGTGATCACGGGGCTGCCGCTCGCGGGGCTGTCCAAGTGGGCGGCGACCGTTGGCTTCGACGTCAGCACACCAGTGGGGACGGGCGACATCCTCCTGCACGGCGATTGGAGCTACCGGTCAAGTTACAACGCCGACACCACCAATTCGCAGTACACGCAGATCGGCGGCTATGGCGTCGTCAACGCCAGCGTGGGCTACCGCTTCAATTCCAGCTGGGAAGTTGACGCCTTCGTCCGCAACCTTTTCGACGAGAATTACGTGACCGCGCTGACGGTCCAGACGGGCAATTCCGGTTTGATCCTGGGTCAGACAGGGGATCCTCGGTTGGTCGGCGTGACGTTGCGCGTGAGGCGCTAA
- a CDS encoding NAD-dependent succinate-semialdehyde dehydrogenase produces the protein MAATFQAHDPATGQAGPVYDGHTDQEALDITRAARTCFETWKRTSLPERAAPMRRAAQVLRRRASEFAALMTDEMGKTLTEGLAEIEKCAAHCDHFAEHAETYLAEQAVDMGGPKAKVAFRPMGTILAVMPWNFPFWQVIRFAAPTLMAGNTAVLKHASNVPGCALALEAVFREAGFPADAFRTLLIPSKSVQAIIEDPAIAAVSLTGSVPAGRQVASQAAGVLKKSVLELGGSDAYLVLEDVDVRGAAQIAAAARMVNGGQSCIAGKRFIVVAEIRAAFEAALVDAMAAFAMGDPRHQDTKLGPLQSVEARDEIHRQVTESIARGARLLLGGQVPDRPGAWYPATVLAGVVPGMPAHDEEVFGPVAAVIEARDEADAIRIANDSPFGLGSGVLTGDLARGERIATEELEAGMSFVNQNVRSDSRLPFGGVKHSGFGRECADFGIREFVNIKSVLVHPAPTSAGGPQ, from the coding sequence ATGGCCGCCACCTTCCAGGCCCACGACCCCGCCACCGGCCAGGCCGGCCCCGTCTATGACGGCCACACAGATCAGGAGGCCCTGGACATCACCCGGGCCGCGCGGACCTGTTTCGAAACCTGGAAACGCACCAGCTTGCCCGAGCGCGCCGCGCCGATGCGCCGGGCCGCGCAGGTCCTGCGCCGCCGCGCTTCGGAATTCGCCGCCCTGATGACCGACGAGATGGGCAAGACCCTCACTGAGGGCCTGGCCGAGATCGAGAAGTGCGCCGCCCACTGCGACCACTTCGCCGAACATGCCGAGACCTACCTCGCCGAGCAGGCGGTGGACATGGGCGGCCCCAAGGCCAAGGTCGCCTTCCGGCCCATGGGAACCATCCTGGCGGTCATGCCGTGGAACTTCCCGTTCTGGCAGGTGATCCGCTTCGCCGCCCCGACCCTGATGGCGGGCAATACCGCCGTGCTCAAGCATGCCAGCAACGTGCCCGGCTGCGCCCTGGCGCTGGAGGCGGTGTTCCGTGAGGCCGGCTTTCCCGCCGACGCGTTCCGCACCCTGCTGATCCCCAGCAAGTCCGTGCAGGCGATCATCGAGGACCCCGCCATCGCCGCCGTCAGCCTCACCGGCAGCGTGCCGGCCGGCCGCCAGGTGGCCTCCCAGGCCGCGGGGGTCCTGAAGAAGAGCGTCCTGGAACTGGGGGGCAGCGACGCCTACCTGGTGCTGGAGGACGTCGATGTGCGCGGCGCGGCGCAGATCGCCGCGGCCGCCCGCATGGTCAATGGCGGCCAGAGCTGCATCGCCGGCAAGCGGTTCATCGTGGTCGCCGAGATCCGCGCGGCCTTCGAGGCGGCCCTGGTGGACGCCATGGCAGCCTTCGCGATGGGCGACCCGCGCCACCAGGACACCAAGCTCGGCCCGTTGCAGAGCGTCGAGGCCCGCGACGAGATCCACCGCCAGGTCACCGAAAGCATCGCCAGGGGCGCCCGCCTGCTGCTGGGCGGCCAGGTCCCTGACCGGCCGGGCGCCTGGTATCCGGCCACCGTCCTTGCCGGGGTCGTCCCCGGCATGCCGGCCCACGACGAGGAGGTGTTCGGCCCGGTCGCCGCGGTGATCGAGGCCCGCGACGAGGCCGACGCCATCCGCATCGCCAACGACTCCCCCTTCGGCCTGGGCTCGGGCGTCCTCACCGGCGACCTGGCGCGCGGCGAGCGGATCGCCACCGAAGAGCTCGAGGCCGGCATGAGCTTCGTGAACCAGAACGTCCGCTCCGACAGCCGCCTGCCGTTCGGCGGCGTCAAGCACTCCGGCTTCGGCCGCGAATGCGCCGACTTCGGCATCCGCGAGTTCGTCAATATCAAGAGCGTGCTGGTCCACCCCGCCCCGACTTCGGCGGGCGGACCGCAATAG
- a CDS encoding DUF808 domain-containing protein, with protein MASGLAALLDDVAAIAKIAAASVDDVAGAAGKAGSKAVGVVVDDAAVTPGYAMGFTPDRELPIVWKIALGSLRNKFVFLLPGALALSAFAPWLVTPLLMVGGSYLTFEASEKILEVFLPHEAGDTDDALALSSTELEAQKVAGAIRTDLILSAEIMFIALADVAARPLAIQAAALAVVGLALTIGVYGVVGLLVKMDDIGLHMAGGRTRLGRLLGRGLVRAMPAALSGLASIGTAAMLWVGGGILVHGLEHYGLSPIPSWVDGLSRWAGQVPGVGAFTGWLAFAAGSAVVGLAVGAVIVGGLHLVQKLRGGQAH; from the coding sequence ATGGCTTCCGGCCTGGCCGCACTGCTGGACGACGTGGCGGCGATCGCCAAGATCGCGGCGGCCTCGGTGGACGATGTGGCGGGCGCGGCGGGCAAGGCCGGGTCCAAGGCCGTGGGCGTGGTGGTGGACGACGCCGCGGTGACCCCGGGCTACGCCATGGGCTTCACCCCGGACCGGGAACTGCCCATCGTCTGGAAGATCGCGCTGGGCTCGCTGCGCAACAAGTTCGTCTTTCTGCTGCCCGGCGCCCTGGCGCTCAGCGCCTTCGCGCCCTGGCTGGTGACGCCGCTGCTGATGGTGGGGGGCTCCTACCTGACCTTCGAGGCCAGTGAGAAGATTCTGGAGGTCTTCCTGCCGCATGAGGCGGGGGACACCGACGACGCCCTGGCGCTGAGCTCCACGGAGCTAGAGGCGCAGAAGGTGGCCGGGGCGATCCGCACCGATCTGATCCTGTCGGCGGAGATCATGTTCATCGCCCTGGCCGACGTCGCCGCGCGTCCGCTGGCGATCCAGGCCGCCGCCCTGGCGGTGGTGGGGCTGGCGCTCACCATCGGGGTCTATGGGGTCGTGGGCCTGCTGGTGAAGATGGACGACATCGGCCTGCACATGGCGGGCGGGCGAACCCGCCTGGGCCGGCTGTTGGGGCGGGGGCTGGTGCGGGCCATGCCGGCGGCGCTGAGCGGGCTGGCCTCCATCGGCACGGCGGCCATGCTGTGGGTCGGGGGCGGCATCCTGGTCCACGGGCTGGAGCACTATGGACTGAGCCCGATCCCGTCCTGGGTCGACGGTCTGTCTCGCTGGGCGGGCCAGGTCCCCGGGGTCGGCGCCTTCACCGGCTGGCTAGCCTTCGCGGCTGGCTCAGCGGTGGTGGGCCTGGCGGTGGGCGCGGTGATCGTCGGCGGGCTGCACCTGGTCCAGAAGCTGCGGGGCGGCCAGGCCCACTGA
- a CDS encoding AraC family transcriptional regulator — protein MTAGINRFDGPTVSAGYAKALLDFAVAQGAGRSVLLASSGIAADALSDRDNRVPFASYVALMRSAKVLCDAPDLGLRFGAGTNFEEVSLVGLICRAAGTMGEALQQLNRYRGLIAEVDLGGGERFELVSRDGGLWLEDRRPDPNAFPELTEETFARFVCEVARSYGDVPFVTAVEVTHARPDHAAAYEAVLKAPVVYGAARNALRIEPSWLSLQTRGANSYVFGIFNDRADALLARLEAARTVRGEVERLLMPRLHLGAAGMAVTAGLMNLSRPTLYRRLKAEGVSFDQVLDELRRELAKTYLARLSVNETAYLLGFSDRSAFSRAFKRWTGQGPRGWKGT, from the coding sequence GTGACCGCAGGGATCAACCGCTTCGACGGGCCGACTGTCTCGGCGGGCTACGCAAAGGCGCTGCTGGACTTCGCGGTGGCCCAGGGAGCCGGACGGTCGGTGCTGCTGGCGAGCTCAGGGATCGCGGCCGACGCGCTGAGCGACCGGGACAACCGCGTGCCATTCGCGAGTTACGTGGCGCTGATGCGGTCGGCCAAGGTGCTCTGTGACGCCCCCGACCTGGGCCTGCGGTTCGGCGCTGGCACGAACTTCGAGGAGGTGTCGCTGGTGGGGCTGATCTGCCGCGCCGCCGGCACCATGGGTGAGGCGCTGCAGCAGTTGAACCGCTACCGGGGGCTGATCGCCGAGGTGGACCTGGGGGGCGGGGAGAGGTTTGAACTGGTCTCGCGGGATGGAGGCCTGTGGCTGGAGGATCGGCGGCCCGACCCCAACGCCTTCCCCGAGCTCACCGAGGAGACCTTCGCCCGCTTCGTGTGCGAGGTGGCGCGCAGCTACGGCGATGTCCCCTTCGTGACCGCGGTGGAGGTCACCCACGCCAGGCCCGACCATGCCGCCGCCTACGAGGCGGTGCTCAAGGCGCCGGTGGTGTATGGCGCAGCGCGCAACGCCCTGCGGATCGAGCCCTCCTGGCTGTCGCTCCAGACCCGCGGCGCCAACAGCTATGTGTTTGGTATCTTCAACGACCGGGCCGACGCCCTGCTGGCGAGACTGGAGGCCGCGCGTACGGTGCGCGGCGAGGTGGAGCGCCTGCTGATGCCGCGCCTCCACCTGGGGGCCGCAGGCATGGCGGTCACGGCGGGGCTGATGAACCTCAGCCGTCCGACGCTTTATCGCCGGCTGAAAGCCGAGGGGGTGAGCTTTGACCAGGTGCTGGACGAACTGCGCCGGGAGCTGGCCAAGACCTACCTCGCGCGGTTGTCGGTGAACGAGACGGCCTACCTGCTGGGCTTCTCCGACCGCAGCGCCTTCTCACGGGCCTTCAAGCGGTGGACCGGCCAGGGGCCGCGCGGCTGGAAGGGCACCTAG